The following coding sequences are from one Anolis sagrei isolate rAnoSag1 chromosome 6, rAnoSag1.mat, whole genome shotgun sequence window:
- the CDK5R1 gene encoding cyclin-dependent kinase 5 activator 1 encodes MGTVLSLSPSYRKATLFEDGSATVGHYTAVQNSKNAKDKSLKRHSIISVLPWKRIVAVSAKKKNSKKVQPNSSYQNNVTHLNNENLKKSLSCANLSTFAQNQSAQPPAPNNQISNSKSALSSVKKTPHPNTNSSGTPKRVIVQASTSELLRCLGEFLCRRCYRLKHLSPTDPVLWLRSVDRSLLLQGWQDQGFITPANVVFLYMLCRDVISCEVATDHELQAVLLTCLYLSYSYMGNEISYPLKPFLVESCKEAFWDRCLSIINLMSPKMLQINADPHYFTQVFADLKNESSQEEKNRLLIGLDR; translated from the coding sequence ATGGGCACCGTGTTGTCCCTTTCGCCCAGTTACCGGAAGGCCACCCTCTTTGAGGACGGCTCGGCCACGGTGGGGCATTACACGGCCGTCCAGAACAGCAAGAATGCCAAGGACAAGAGCCTCAAGCGCCACTCCATCATCTCGGTGCTGCCTTGGAAGCGCATCGTGGCCGTCTCTGCCAAAAAGAAGAACTCCAAGAAGGTGCAGCCCAACAGCAGCTACCAGAACAACGTCACCCACCTCAACAACGAGAACCTAAAGAAGTCCCTCTCCTGTGCCAACCTCTCCACCTTCGCTCAGAACCAGAGTGCCCAGCCGCCGGCCCCAAACAACCAGATCTCCAACTCCAAGAGCGCCCTCTCCTCTGTCAAGAAGACCCCGCACCCCAACACCAATTCCTCGGGGACTCCCAAGAGGGTGATCGTCCAAGCTTCGACTAGCGAGTTGCTCCGGTGCCTGGGCGAATTCCTGTGCCGACGGTGCTACCGGCTGAAACACCTCTCGCCCACCGACCCAGTGCTGTGGCTCCGGAGCGTCGACCGGTCCCTCCTCCTGCAAGGCTGGCAAGACCAAGGCTTCATCACCCCGGCTAACGTCGTCTTTCTGTACATGCTTTGCAGGGACGTCATCTCTTGCGAGGTGGCCACCGACCACGAACTGCAAGCCGTCTTGCTGACCTGCCTCTATCTCTCCTACTCCTACATGGGCAACGAGATCTCCTACCCTCTCAAGCCCTTCCTGGTGGAGAGCTGTAAAGAGGCCTTTTGGGATCGCTGCCTATCCATCATTAACCTCATGAGTCCCAAAATGTTGCAGATCAATGCCGACCCGCACTATTTCACTCAGGTCTTTGCTGACCTGAAGAACGAGAGCAGCCAGGAGGAAAAGAACAGGCTCCTCATAGGCCTCGACCGGTGA